In Terriglobales bacterium, the DNA window CATGGCATCGCGAGCGCAATTCGTGACCGCATGCAGGCAGTGCCCGGGGCGTCCGAAAAAGCCAAATCATAAGAGCAGGCGGGGAGGACCTTATGGCACGCATCGTAGTCGATCCGGTGACTCGCATTGAGGGTCATCTGCGCATTGAAGCCGAAGTGAACGGCGGCGCAGTCACCGATGCCTGGAGTTCGGGAACAATGTTTCGCGGCATCGAGCTGATCCTGAAAGGGCGCGATCCGCGCGAGGCGTGGATCTGGACGCAGCGCATCTGCGGCGTCTGCACGACCGTGCACGCGCTGGCGTCGGTGCGCGCAGTCGAAGACGCGTTGGGCATCGAAGTGCCGGAAAATGCGGACCTGATTCGCAACATTATTGGCGCCAGCCAGTATGTGCAGGACCACGTCATTCACTTCTATCATCTGCACGCGCTTGATTGGGTGGACGTGACCCTCGCACTCAAAGCCGACCCGGC includes these proteins:
- a CDS encoding nickel-dependent hydrogenase large subunit → MARIVVDPVTRIEGHLRIEAEVNGGAVTDAWSSGTMFRGIELILKGRDPREAWIWTQRICGVCTTVHALASVRAVEDALGIEVPENADLIRNIIGASQYVQDHVIHFYHLHALDWVDVTLALKADPAKTSQLAESISPWPKASRNYFKAIQDKLKALVESKQLSLFSSGYWGHPAYHLPPEANL